The following proteins are co-located in the Aggregatibacter aphrophilus ATCC 33389 genome:
- a CDS encoding DUF3413 domain-containing protein encodes MWKLNSKQYREETSQKISWGHWFAFFNILWAIFIGARYAFIIDWPDTLFGKIYFFINLLGHFSFIVFAFYLLVIFPLSFIVKNHRTFRGLTVILATIGNTLLLVDTEVFVRFNLHLSSLVWNLLVNPENGELSRNWQVFFTPMPLILLVQMLFSRWSWQKLRSLERQKWLRGVGIFFVCTFIATHLIYAWADAYLYRPITMQRSNFPLSHPMTARSFLEKHGFLDKEEYAQRLAQEGRLDALAIEYPKNPLRFETPKENTNVLLITVSGLRYDAVDMEKMPNLTEFAQRSTQFTNHYSSGNNNNAGLVGLFYGLNANYTDSLLSNKTPSVLVERFAQQQYVQGLFSAKKFDSAIFRRAIYPKAKLSGDNSNQAAVQSFKRWLDSAKKQEKPFWGYLSLNIEPNLTQDKYQQQLAKLDELFGQLLPELDLPNTIVVITAEHGYSFKRLTEKEKINDFSRDEVQVPMIVRWQGLPATKITKLTTHVDLLPALMKHVFNVKNPIGDYAQGRDLFNLKQATDWVLVSNYRWNVIIQPDGTQYHIDTRGNYQKYDRTYQKISSERPPLGLFLEVFNQERSFLEK; translated from the coding sequence ATGTGGAAATTAAACAGCAAACAATATCGTGAAGAGACCTCGCAGAAGATTTCGTGGGGGCACTGGTTTGCTTTTTTTAATATTCTTTGGGCAATTTTTATTGGTGCCCGCTATGCATTTATTATTGACTGGCCGGACACATTATTTGGCAAAATTTACTTTTTTATCAACTTATTAGGACATTTTAGTTTTATTGTATTCGCCTTTTATTTGTTGGTGATATTCCCCCTCAGCTTTATCGTTAAAAACCACCGCACTTTTCGTGGGCTCACCGTTATCCTTGCTACGATTGGTAACACGTTATTATTAGTCGATACGGAAGTGTTTGTGCGGTTTAACCTGCATTTATCTTCCCTTGTTTGGAATTTGTTGGTGAATCCGGAAAACGGCGAATTATCACGCAACTGGCAAGTATTCTTTACGCCGATGCCGTTGATTTTATTAGTGCAAATGTTGTTTTCCCGCTGGTCTTGGCAAAAGTTGCGTAGCTTGGAGCGGCAAAAATGGTTAAGAGGGGTGGGTATCTTTTTTGTTTGCACCTTCATTGCAACGCATTTGATTTACGCGTGGGCGGATGCTTATTTATATCGTCCGATTACGATGCAACGTTCTAATTTTCCTCTGTCTCATCCGATGACGGCCCGTTCTTTCTTGGAAAAACATGGTTTCTTAGATAAGGAAGAATATGCTCAGCGTTTAGCGCAGGAAGGGCGTTTAGATGCGTTAGCCATTGAATACCCGAAAAATCCATTGCGCTTTGAGACACCAAAAGAAAATACGAATGTGCTGCTTATTACGGTTTCCGGCTTACGTTATGATGCCGTTGATATGGAAAAAATGCCGAATTTAACGGAGTTTGCACAACGTTCCACTCAATTTACCAACCATTACAGCAGCGGAAATAATAATAACGCCGGCTTAGTTGGGTTATTTTACGGATTGAATGCCAACTACACAGACAGCCTGCTCAGCAATAAAACCCCTTCCGTTTTGGTTGAACGTTTTGCACAACAACAATATGTGCAAGGCTTATTTTCCGCTAAGAAATTTGATAGCGCTATTTTCCGTCGCGCTATTTATCCAAAGGCGAAATTAAGCGGTGATAATAGCAACCAAGCTGCGGTGCAGTCCTTTAAACGCTGGTTGGATTCCGCTAAAAAACAGGAAAAACCGTTTTGGGGTTATTTGAGTTTAAATATTGAACCAAATTTGACGCAAGATAAATATCAGCAACAGCTTGCTAAACTAGACGAACTCTTCGGGCAACTCTTGCCGGAATTGGATTTGCCGAACACAATTGTGGTGATTACCGCAGAACATGGGTATAGTTTCAAGAGATTGACAGAAAAAGAAAAAATCAATGATTTTTCTCGTGACGAAGTGCAGGTGCCTATGATTGTCCGTTGGCAAGGCTTACCGGCCACAAAAATCACCAAATTAACTACGCATGTGGATTTATTGCCAGCATTGATGAAACACGTTTTTAACGTGAAAAATCCGATTGGTGATTATGCGCAAGGGCGTGATTTATTCAATTTGAAACAGGCAACGGATTGGGTCTTAGTCTCCAATTATCGTTGGAATGTGATTATTCAACCGGACGGCACGCAATATCACATTGATACACGCGGAAACTATCAAAAATACGACCGCACTTATCAGAAGATTTCATCGGAGAGACCGCCGTTAGGCTTATTCTTGGAAGTGTTCAATCAAGAGCGATCATTTTTAGAGAAATGA
- a CDS encoding YejL family protein yields MAIQSKYQDKQIDAILNDMIAVLEKHQAPLDLSLIVLGNMTTNLLTGNLGKQQQKVLAQAFSEALLNSINTAK; encoded by the coding sequence ATGGCAATTCAATCAAAATATCAAGATAAACAAATAGATGCAATTCTAAACGACATGATCGCAGTGCTTGAAAAACACCAAGCACCATTAGATTTATCCTTAATCGTCTTAGGCAATATGACCACCAATTTGCTCACCGGTAATCTAGGGAAACAACAGCAAAAGGTCCTTGCCCAAGCCTTTTCTGAGGCGTTACTCAATTCCATTAATACAGCGAAATAA
- the yejK gene encoding nucleoid-associated protein YejK, with product MSITVKQIILHQIIKAEPEGDNPPPLSSVLREQLLTITHEVEQMMLQLHQGYQNKAKAYGVFQESSVFAQSLNRLLENEVDFLPFSHEATHLLISELSKYNFADNGTLVLCQYNFLATDYLFIALLDSRVSMLVNEQLEIQRTEYLDITQFDVAARINLTDLQLNADSNRYLTFIKGRVGRKIADFFMDFLGAEEGLNPQVQNQCLLQAVSDYCVQGELNPEQTQTVKKQVFEYCKGQMNSREEIELTELSEALPTLNQQPFVTFTQEQNYGLEDSIPPVRTALKSLTKFSGSGKGVTISFDAELINQRIIWDEAADTLTIKELPPNLRDQLQRRLKEQN from the coding sequence ATGAGCATTACAGTTAAACAAATTATTCTCCATCAAATTATTAAAGCTGAGCCGGAAGGCGACAATCCGCCGCCGTTAAGCAGTGTTCTACGTGAACAATTATTAACTATTACCCACGAAGTAGAACAAATGATGTTGCAATTACATCAAGGCTATCAAAATAAAGCCAAAGCGTATGGTGTGTTTCAAGAATCTTCGGTGTTTGCCCAAAGCCTTAACCGTTTATTGGAAAATGAAGTAGATTTTTTGCCATTCAGCCACGAAGCAACTCACTTATTAATTTCTGAACTGAGTAAATATAACTTTGCTGACAACGGCACGTTAGTGTTATGCCAATATAATTTCTTGGCTACCGATTATTTATTTATTGCGCTATTGGACAGTCGTGTCAGTATGTTAGTCAACGAGCAATTGGAAATTCAACGTACAGAATATTTAGATATTACCCAATTTGATGTGGCCGCCCGCATTAATCTGACAGATTTACAACTCAATGCCGATTCAAACCGTTATCTCACATTTATTAAAGGTCGTGTAGGACGCAAGATTGCCGATTTTTTTATGGATTTCTTAGGCGCAGAAGAAGGACTCAATCCACAAGTACAAAACCAATGCTTATTACAAGCAGTGAGTGATTACTGCGTACAAGGCGAACTTAATCCGGAACAAACTCAAACAGTGAAAAAACAAGTGTTCGAATACTGTAAAGGCCAAATGAACAGCCGTGAAGAAATTGAGCTGACGGAACTTTCCGAAGCGTTACCAACTCTAAACCAGCAACCTTTTGTTACATTCACACAAGAACAAAACTATGGGTTGGAAGATAGCATTCCACCGGTTCGTACCGCACTTAAATCATTAACCAAATTTTCCGGCTCCGGTAAAGGCGTAACAATCAGTTTTGACGCCGAATTAATAAATCAACGCATTATTTGGGATGAAGCCGCCGATACTTTAACCATCAAAGAGTTGCCACCGAATCTACGCGATCAATTACAACGCCGACTAAAAGAGCAGAATTAA
- the bamE gene encoding outer membrane protein assembly factor BamE — protein sequence MQFKSVVTTLIFALSVTACSSINKVVYRIDVPQGNYLQATTVAQLKTGMTAQQVQYLLGTPVLIDPYSNNTWYYIFLQQKAYETPEQHTLVVNFDQKGTVSNFDLDKPLPNEEQVEVNNTIINAPDAPTKSWWQFWK from the coding sequence ATGCAATTCAAATCTGTTGTAACTACATTAATTTTTGCATTAAGCGTGACCGCTTGTTCCAGTATTAATAAAGTGGTATATCGTATTGATGTGCCACAGGGTAACTATTTACAAGCCACCACCGTGGCACAGCTAAAAACTGGTATGACAGCCCAACAGGTCCAATACCTACTAGGAACTCCTGTTCTGATTGATCCATATAGTAACAACACTTGGTACTATATTTTCTTACAACAAAAAGCCTATGAAACGCCTGAACAACATACTTTAGTTGTAAACTTTGATCAAAAAGGCACAGTGAGCAACTTCGATTTAGATAAACCGCTACCAAATGAAGAGCAAGTCGAAGTAAACAATACAATTATTAATGCACCGGACGCACCAACCAAGAGCTGGTGGCAATTCTGGAAATAG
- a CDS encoding ribbon-helix-helix domain-containing protein, giving the protein MGYKKLADSTKRLISQNAGNYNKANYKQIKFQLKPEVVAEFDSLCVTEGISKAEMFRKLLTLYKNLQNSD; this is encoded by the coding sequence ATGGGCTACAAAAAACTTGCTGACAGTACTAAGCGGCTGATTAGCCAAAACGCCGGCAATTACAACAAAGCAAACTATAAGCAAATCAAGTTCCAACTCAAACCCGAGGTCGTAGCTGAGTTTGATAGCTTATGTGTAACGGAGGGGATTTCTAAAGCGGAAATGTTCCGCAAACTGTTAACGCTTTACAAAAATTTACAAAATAGTGATTGA
- a CDS encoding lactate dehydrogenase, translating into MFKGILRGVFETDYACKCNFSNTNLAEFEIVRLDDALNHTTLVKFVVCRRSARKAQAWSIVDGKGDPPNVPFCAVKLYTDNVTMQDMLNMPLFADVERCVAWAWLER; encoded by the coding sequence ATGTTTAAGGGTATATTGCGTGGCGTCTTTGAGACGGATTACGCGTGCAAGTGCAACTTTAGCAACACTAATTTAGCAGAGTTTGAGATTGTGCGACTGGATGACGCGCTAAATCATACGACGCTTGTTAAGTTTGTCGTATGCCGTCGTTCCGCCCGCAAAGCGCAAGCATGGTCGATTGTTGACGGAAAAGGGGATCCACCGAACGTGCCGTTCTGCGCAGTTAAGCTCTACACAGACAATGTAACAATGCAAGACATGCTAAATATGCCATTATTTGCTGACGTAGAGCGATGTGTTGCATGGGCCTGGCTTGAGAGATAA
- a CDS encoding phage tail protein, whose protein sequence is MGGKRGGGSVTVGYRYYWDIQSGLGRGPVDEIVELRVDDKTAYVGKPGELTHSQAIYIDKPNLFGGDNTGGEGGIQGRMEILMGEPDQKPTQMLINLLKGVYNPSLATHASRWLRKYANKNPERNKFFQNGNVEPGNLSQDDIIPGFRGVATTVFSGLISCYNAYPKKHSYRVRRANKGWHGGVVWYPEKAKILLRNNNLKISGLTPEQEKNVREIHAMNPAHILVECATNKSWGGKKDLSDLDLDSYKKAADTLYAEGFGLCIRYNRQTSIKEFIQQIVDHIGAAQYDNIETGKQAIKLIRHDYKVEDLPLFTYDNGILSVLDDDSAATDKQANQIIVKYREPVTNRDDQAIANNIAAVQMHGVISKTVEYKGIPTFDLAARVAQRDLEMIASGLTRLKITFDMRGSELRPGDVIRVNLPERDIVDVVFRVGELKNGNEGEIVATCLQDVFGLPSANYSTQKGESLYVPPDYTAKPIEHAQLFEVPYHVLPLVLTDAELVYVKPTDCFVWGMGAQPTPLSVGYDMLVNVGAGYAQTATGSFTPCIELVGEVSPYQTSIKFRLEGEYSALAGAEALIVDDEIIKIDSVDFKTGTMTVGRGCADTIPQAHKAGVLAWCYLLAAGTDETKYTVGEQIKGKLLTRTAQQTLDESKAQVLTLTTRQRQARPYPPGKVQIDGGYGNTINDKSAFKLTWAHRDRDVQADKLIPHTDDSTVLGKGVSYKVDLLDGDSVVRSIDTTATEFVYPDAKKVDGEQFSQIALYSTQNGLQSLHRYVLKVGGALVLLYKYDYRETWTAGDDLINKYDDNDIPGGKYLMLSSNAEPKSNIYKDYAIPAGKYARFVLDYKIMTYNQRRGKCRVIVQLLNGKNVVQSYDSDLMGDWQTNEWHPQQVADKLPAGVNIIRFKIVPEADIRNNALTFRDITIRVGEE, encoded by the coding sequence ATGGGTGGTAAACGTGGCGGCGGGTCGGTAACGGTTGGTTATCGCTATTATTGGGATATTCAAAGTGGGCTTGGACGCGGACCGGTGGACGAGATTGTTGAGTTACGTGTGGACGACAAAACCGCCTATGTTGGCAAGCCGGGTGAGCTCACTCACTCTCAGGCGATTTATATCGACAAGCCCAACCTCTTCGGCGGTGATAACACCGGCGGCGAGGGTGGGATTCAAGGCCGGATGGAGATACTCATGGGCGAGCCCGACCAAAAGCCGACACAAATGCTGATTAATTTACTCAAAGGAGTTTATAACCCATCGCTTGCCACCCATGCCTCAAGATGGCTGCGCAAATATGCAAACAAAAACCCTGAGCGCAATAAATTTTTTCAAAATGGCAACGTAGAGCCGGGTAATCTTAGCCAAGATGACATAATTCCCGGCTTCCGCGGCGTCGCCACGACAGTGTTTAGCGGGTTGATTAGTTGCTATAACGCCTATCCCAAAAAGCACAGTTACCGCGTGCGCAGAGCAAATAAAGGCTGGCACGGCGGTGTGGTGTGGTACCCCGAAAAAGCTAAAATCTTGCTACGCAACAATAATCTCAAAATCTCCGGCTTGACACCGGAGCAAGAAAAAAATGTACGAGAGATTCACGCCATGAATCCGGCACATATCTTGGTTGAGTGCGCTACGAATAAGAGTTGGGGCGGTAAAAAAGACCTTTCCGATTTGGATTTGGATAGCTACAAAAAAGCCGCCGATACGCTTTATGCCGAGGGCTTTGGCTTGTGTATCCGCTACAACCGCCAAACCTCCATTAAAGAGTTCATTCAGCAAATTGTGGATCACATCGGCGCGGCGCAATATGACAACATTGAGACCGGTAAACAAGCGATTAAGCTGATTCGCCATGATTACAAGGTCGAGGATTTACCGCTGTTTACATACGATAACGGGATTCTTTCAGTGCTCGATGATGATAGTGCGGCAACCGATAAGCAGGCCAATCAAATCATTGTTAAATACCGTGAGCCGGTGACAAACCGCGACGACCAGGCTATTGCTAACAATATCGCGGCAGTGCAAATGCACGGCGTAATTAGTAAGACGGTTGAGTATAAAGGGATTCCAACGTTTGATTTGGCGGCGCGTGTGGCTCAGCGTGATTTAGAGATGATTGCCAGTGGTTTAACGCGACTTAAAATCACCTTTGATATGCGTGGTAGTGAGTTACGCCCGGGTGATGTTATCCGGGTTAATCTGCCGGAGCGTGATATTGTGGACGTGGTCTTTCGGGTCGGTGAGCTTAAAAACGGCAATGAGGGCGAGATTGTCGCCACTTGCTTGCAGGATGTGTTTGGGTTGCCATCAGCTAACTACTCCACCCAAAAGGGCGAGTCGCTTTATGTGCCGCCCGATTACACCGCCAAACCGATTGAGCACGCGCAGTTGTTTGAGGTGCCATATCATGTCCTCCCGCTTGTATTGACGGACGCGGAGTTGGTGTATGTTAAGCCGACTGATTGCTTTGTGTGGGGCATGGGCGCGCAACCTACCCCGCTTTCCGTTGGCTATGACATGTTAGTCAACGTAGGCGCGGGCTATGCGCAGACTGCGACAGGCTCATTCACGCCATGTATTGAGCTGGTCGGCGAGGTGAGCCCTTATCAGACTAGCATTAAGTTTAGGTTAGAGGGTGAGTATTCCGCCCTTGCGGGCGCCGAGGCGCTCATTGTGGATGATGAGATTATTAAGATTGATTCCGTCGATTTTAAAACCGGCACAATGACTGTGGGGCGCGGTTGTGCGGATACTATCCCACAAGCGCATAAAGCGGGCGTCTTGGCGTGGTGTTATCTGCTTGCCGCCGGCACGGATGAGACAAAATACACTGTGGGCGAGCAAATTAAGGGTAAATTACTCACCCGCACTGCACAGCAAACGCTTGATGAGAGCAAGGCTCAGGTGCTTACACTTACCACCCGTCAACGTCAAGCCCGCCCTTATCCACCTGGCAAAGTGCAAATCGATGGCGGTTACGGTAACACCATTAATGACAAATCCGCGTTTAAGCTCACCTGGGCGCACCGTGACCGTGATGTGCAGGCGGATAAGTTGATTCCGCATACGGATGACAGCACCGTTTTGGGCAAGGGTGTCAGCTACAAAGTAGATTTACTGGATGGCGACAGCGTGGTGCGGTCTATTGATACCACCGCAACCGAGTTTGTTTACCCGGACGCCAAAAAGGTAGATGGCGAGCAATTTAGCCAAATAGCGTTATATAGCACCCAAAATGGCTTACAAAGCTTGCATCGTTATGTGCTCAAAGTCGGCGGCGCGTTAGTGTTACTCTATAAGTATGATTATCGTGAGACTTGGACTGCGGGCGATGACTTAATCAATAAGTATGATGACAATGATATCCCAGGCGGTAAATACCTTATGTTGTCAAGTAACGCGGAGCCAAAATCCAACATCTATAAAGACTATGCAATACCCGCCGGTAAATATGCTCGTTTTGTGCTTGATTACAAAATTATGACGTATAACCAACGCCGCGGCAAATGCCGGGTGATTGTGCAACTGCTTAATGGCAAAAACGTGGTGCAATCATACGATTCAGATTTAATGGGCGACTGGCAAACTAATGAGTGGCACCCGCAACAAGTTGCAGATAAGTTACCTGCAGGGGTAAATATCATTAGGTTTAAGATTGTGCCGGAGGCGGATATCCGCAATAACGCACTGACATTTAGAGATATCACAATTAGAGTTGGGGAGGAGTAG
- a CDS encoding phage BR0599 family protein has product MSYLSKTHSVSEGRPIDLYQFVRGENEKIWRFCNADKDLEINSEKWLASAISDARDGGGDGNVTLRMPSNNPVARLYRGLPPSQTVKLTIMRLHEDDNEIRIVWIGTITEASRPDIHTTNLTSAALSDTMDSAGLRLTWGRNCPYTLYDVDCKVKPGNFVVAGLTISAMDGVSITVDLPQNLPQGWFNAGFIEWTDDGVREVRAVTVHQNNKLTLMGGTQKLSVGTVIKVYPGCDGRAETCLKKFNNMLNYGGAPHMPNKSPYDGSRVF; this is encoded by the coding sequence ATGAGTTATTTAAGCAAAACACATTCCGTCTCTGAGGGGCGCCCGATTGATTTATATCAATTTGTGCGCGGCGAAAACGAGAAAATCTGGCGCTTTTGCAATGCGGACAAGGATTTAGAGATTAACAGCGAGAAATGGCTAGCGTCCGCTATCAGTGATGCCCGCGACGGCGGAGGTGATGGCAATGTGACGCTTCGCATGCCAAGCAACAACCCCGTGGCGCGCCTGTATCGAGGGCTTCCGCCTAGCCAAACTGTTAAGCTCACTATTATGCGCTTGCATGAGGACGACAACGAGATCCGTATTGTGTGGATTGGTACGATTACGGAGGCAAGTCGCCCGGATATACATACTACCAATCTTACCTCCGCGGCATTGTCCGACACCATGGATAGCGCAGGATTGCGCCTGACTTGGGGGCGTAACTGCCCTTATACACTGTATGACGTGGATTGCAAAGTTAAGCCGGGCAATTTTGTCGTCGCGGGGCTCACCATAAGCGCGATGGATGGTGTATCTATCACTGTTGATTTACCGCAAAACTTGCCGCAGGGTTGGTTTAATGCAGGTTTCATCGAGTGGACGGACGACGGCGTGCGCGAGGTGCGTGCAGTGACCGTTCATCAAAATAACAAACTCACGCTTATGGGCGGCACCCAAAAACTGTCTGTCGGCACAGTCATTAAGGTGTATCCGGGGTGTGATGGGCGCGCCGAGACGTGTCTTAAAAAGTTTAACAATATGCTCAATTACGGTGGCGCGCCGCACATGCCAAATAAGTCGCCGTATGATGGCTCGCGGGTATTCTGA